A stretch of Malus sylvestris chromosome 11, drMalSylv7.2, whole genome shotgun sequence DNA encodes these proteins:
- the LOC126591572 gene encoding uncharacterized protein LOC126591572, whose product MPNRKPRASRRALKDKNPSGNAANILAGKVLDAAPSPIQTPWDSNPEKENHASLSQTRTSPKKSAKAAASKKQAKQKKTQPSSFEKELEEMQEKLQAMKLEKEKTLELLKEKNEILKTKGEDLAMKGREQDKLQMELKKLQKLKEFKPTMVEMEMEMEMDMDMEMVRSNQRRLGYCCMKNARLMELPIEILDNIYLRLPISCLFTLRCVSNTSKTIVDRPCFVTQHMRHLLSAQSTFASDQFMLLDYLFSYSYRRFAFTPLKYDGVNAALKRSEDCAIVSDIVSTKIDVSYSLSFVFYNLFFFQDHGYSRRQPYKKKERSPCFLVNPLKGEVLPLPTTDIEFPYSFYRSCKEWYGMGFDDITSTYKILRVSGDEDSTVCQLRAQIYVLGTGSWREIPSVPPRNLSNNHAFAHGDQHWLLYLPDHSSCNNRNVLSICSFDYKKEEFYSTIPLPEHMQSKYTPHYLVLLCLHLLNLKGSLAVVDTLSDDYIEVWVLKNYDTKEWRLDYKIEKATVRGKLINVTCCEWEYGIFFTSQEMSESNRITIFVDFRCGSISHVNLFPPKGLLNTSILSYNGTLMSLKNYGKLVRPDPTTGSISV is encoded by the exons ATGCCCAACAGGAAGCCAAGGGCCAGCCGAAGGGCACTCAAGGACAAAAACCCATCTGGAAATGCAGCCAATATCCTCGCAGGAAAGGTCTTGGATGCCGCTCCGAGCCCGATCCAAACACCATGGGACTCCAACCCAGAGAAGGAGAACCACGCGAGCCTCTCTCAGACTCGCACCTCCCCCAAGAAGTCAGCCAAAGCTGCGGCTTCTAAGAAACAGGCCAAGCAGAAGAAGACCCAACCGTCGTCATTCGAGAAAGAACTCGAAGAAATGCAAGAGAAGCTGCAAGCGATGAAGCTCGAGAAGGAGAAAACCTTGGAGCTCTTGAAGGAGAAGAATGAGATCTTGAAGACCAAGGGGGAAGATCTCGCAATGAAGGGCCGAGAGCAAGACAAGCTTCAGATGGAGTTGAAGAAGCTGCAGAAGCTCAAGGAGTTCAAACCCACCATG gtggaaatggaaatggaaatggaaatggaCATGGATATGGAAATGGTGAGGAGCAATCAGAGGAGATTGGGGTACTGCTGCATGAAAAATGCAAGGCTGATGGAGCTCCCCATCGAAATCCTTGACAACATCTATTTGAGGCTACCCATAAGCTGTCTTTTTACCCTTAGATGTGTCTCTAATACATCAAAGACCATAGTCGACCGCCCTTGCTTTGTTACACAGCACATGCGACATTTACTTTCGGCGCAATCTACTTTTGCTTCCGATCAGTTTATGCTTCTTGATTACCTTTTCTCTTACTCTTATCGTAGATTTGCCTTTACACCACTGAAATATGATGGCGTCAACGCTGCCTTGAAGAGAAGCGAAGATTGTGCAATCGTTTCTGATATTGTGTCCACAAAGATCgatgtttcatattctttgagttttgttttctacaacttgtttttctttcaagatcatGGCTATAGTCGTCGTCAACCGtacaagaagaaagaaagaagtccATGCTTCTTAGTCAATCCTTTAAAGGGAGAAGTTCTTCCACTCCCAACCACTGACATCGAATTTCCATATAGTTTTTATAGATCGTGCAAGGAATGGTATGGTATGGGATTTGATGATATAACCAGCACTTACAAGATTCTCCGTGTTTCTGGAGATGAAGATTCGACGGTATGTCAACTTAGGGCCCAAATTTATGTACTAGGTACCGGCTCGTGGCGAGAGATACCCTCAGTCCCTCCTCGTAATTTAAGCAACAACCATGCATTTGCACATGGAGACCAGCATTGGTTGCTTTATTTACCTGATCACTCAAGTTGTAATAATAGAAACGTACTCAGTATATGTTCTTTTGACTACAAGAAAGAGGAGTTTTACTCGACTATTCCTCTTCCCGAGCACATGCAAAGTAAGTATACTCCGCACTATCTGGTCCTTTTGTGTCTTCACTTGCTTAATCTTAAAGGATCTTTGGCCGTCGTGGACACTTTATCAGATGACTATATTGAGGTATGGGTGTTGAAGAACTATGATACAAAAGAGTGGAGGCTAGATTACAAGATAGAAAAAGCAACTGTCAGAGGCAAGCTTATTAACGTGACATGTTGTGAGTGGGAGTATGGCATATTCTTCACTTCACAAGAGATGTCAGAAAGTAATAGGATTACAATCTTTGTGGATTTTAGATGTGGCTCCATTAGTCATGTAAACTTATTTCCACCCAAGGGCTTATTGAATACAAGCATCTTGAGCTATAATGGGACCTTAATGTCCCTAAAAAATTATGGGAAATTGGTGAGACCTGACCCTACTACTGGAAGCATCAGTGTCTAG